A window of Verrucomicrobiota bacterium genomic DNA:
CAACTCCGGCCTCCAGTATCGCAGCAAAGACCTTGAAAATTTCGTCAGCGGCGGGTATCAGGCGGATTTTGAGGTTGGCACCACCTATTCCGGCATCCTGTATGAGGAAAGAGGCCGCGGCATCCTGTGCCAGCGTGGACAAAAGGTCACCATCAAGGAGGCGTTATTTGTCACCGAGTCGAAGAAAGTGACCGATCCGAAAAACGGCAAGGAGAAGGAAGTGAAGACCAAACGCGAGGTGGCCAAGGATTCGCCGGAGGCCGCCAATGCCAAGCTGGATACAAAAATTGAAGTCACTGGCACGTTGGGCGACACCAGGGAAATCCAAACGCATATCCACACCAACGGCTGGAATGATTACGTCATCATCGCCAAGGGCAATCATCTCCAACAATGGATCAACGGTGTGCAGACCATTGATGTGACAGACGAACAGGAATCCAAGGCCGCCAAGTCCGGCGTGCTTGCGTTCCAAATTCATGCCGGCCCCCCGATGAAGGTTCAGTTCAAGAATGTCCGTATCAAATCGTTAAAATAGGCGTTTTCAAC
This region includes:
- a CDS encoding DUF1080 domain-containing protein, translating into MKNAWTVLLCVAAGVALQTATAQDVEPGFKSLFNGKDLTGWAGRTNHWSVEDGCITGSTTPENPAKGNNFLFARDGDKNLIVDDFEIRFSYSFSTPWGNSGLQYRSKDLENFVSGGYQADFEVGTTYSGILYEERGRGILCQRGQKVTIKEALFVTESKKVTDPKNGKEKEVKTKREVAKDSPEAANAKLDTKIEVTGTLGDTREIQTHIHTNGWNDYVIIAKGNHLQQWINGVQTIDVTDEQESKAAKSGVLAFQIHAGPPMKVQFKNVRIKSLK